A stretch of the Halomicroarcula saliterrae genome encodes the following:
- a CDS encoding DNA-binding protein: MTTRDSSIEESHRPPAQWYTCSGFQRDLLLGVVTHDRLDESPYGVALQEWLGARYPRDVVRSRVYHNLGELVEAGLLARDGSSAYRTPYRLTDASKQCLATHGQFVNALDLQALVPDTELE; this comes from the coding sequence ATGACAACACGCGATTCATCGATTGAGGAGTCGCATCGCCCGCCAGCCCAGTGGTACACCTGCTCGGGCTTCCAGCGCGATCTCCTGCTGGGCGTCGTCACCCACGACCGCCTGGACGAGTCGCCCTACGGCGTCGCCTTGCAGGAGTGGCTCGGGGCCCGCTACCCCCGCGATGTCGTTCGCTCTCGAGTGTATCACAATCTCGGCGAGCTGGTCGAGGCAGGCCTGCTCGCACGGGACGGCAGCAGTGCCTACAGAACCCCCTATCGACTCACCGACGCTAGCAAACAGTGTTTGGCCACCCACGGCCAATTCGTCAACGCGCTGGATCTCCAGGCACTGGTGCCCGATACGGAACTAGAATAA
- a CDS encoding DUF7389 domain-containing protein, giving the protein MTDDNSAADEAQCDTDGTERIERTDIGASIEARLKRGTGTRDEDRITITVKGETADEAASEFEYLLAQYEAEYGDRCRNIQPSKGRHR; this is encoded by the coding sequence ATGACCGACGACAACTCCGCTGCCGACGAGGCACAGTGTGACACTGACGGCACCGAACGGATCGAGCGAACCGATATTGGCGCCAGCATCGAAGCCCGACTCAAACGCGGGACTGGGACCAGAGACGAGGACAGGATTACAATCACGGTCAAAGGTGAAACGGCCGACGAAGCCGCCAGCGAGTTCGAGTATCTGCTGGCGCAGTACGAGGCGGAGTACGGCGACCGGTGTCGGAACATCCAGCCCTCGAAAGGTCGCCATCGGTAG